From Salvia splendens isolate huo1 chromosome 16, SspV2, whole genome shotgun sequence, a single genomic window includes:
- the LOC121771183 gene encoding uncharacterized protein LOC121771183, whose translation MEKYSRSSSSREGVGQPRSMNGLRSYSASVTPAPRFDDHNINSKFKKSKTTKIDWNFGVDNPELQRKKRVAFYKAYTVEGKMKGSVRKSFRWIKDSCNQLVHGIW comes from the coding sequence ATGGAGAAATATTCAAGATCCAGTTCTAGTAGAGAAGGTGTGGGGCAGCCAAGGAGCATGAATGGTCTGAGGAGTTACAGTGCCTCTGTAACACCAGCTCCAAGATTTGATGATCACAACATCAATTCCAAATTCAAGAAAAGCAAAACAACCAAAATTGATTGGAATTTTGGTGTGGATAATCCAGAGCtgcagaggaagaagagggttgCTTTCTACAAAGCTTACACTGTTGAGGGGAAGATGAAGGGCTCTGTGAGGAAGAGCTTTAGATGGATCAAAGATTCTTGCAATCAACTTGTTCATGGAATTTGGTGA